The following are encoded together in the Mesoterricola sediminis genome:
- the aac(3) gene encoding aminoglycoside 3-N-acetyltransferase has protein sequence MSESLRPAPPSPCVTRSGLAGDIRALGLQPGRAVMLHASVGALGWVVGGPDTVIQAVLDVLGPAGTLLMFTGWEDDTFALDTWDEARRQAYLREKPPFEAGRSRADRHNSILAEYLRTWPGACRSDHPEASVAAVGRLAVDLTRDHPHDYAYGPGSPLARLVDAGGASLVLGAPLSRITVLHLAEATARLEGKRVVRYRMPVLRAGVRTWETFEDYDTTQRLVAGAPPDYFGLIARAFLEAGQGREGRAGAAPACLLDARDLVAFGAAWMERHLAGDGRPNPQAP, from the coding sequence ATGTCCGAATCCCTCCGTCCCGCGCCCCCCTCGCCCTGCGTCACCCGCTCCGGCCTCGCGGGGGACATCCGGGCCCTCGGCTTGCAGCCGGGCCGGGCCGTCATGCTCCACGCGTCGGTGGGGGCGCTGGGCTGGGTGGTGGGCGGGCCCGACACGGTGATCCAGGCGGTGCTGGATGTCCTGGGGCCCGCGGGGACGCTCCTGATGTTCACGGGATGGGAGGACGACACCTTCGCCCTGGACACCTGGGACGAGGCCCGGCGGCAGGCCTACCTGCGGGAGAAGCCGCCCTTCGAGGCGGGGCGCTCCCGGGCCGACCGCCACAACAGCATCCTGGCCGAATACCTGCGCACCTGGCCGGGCGCCTGCCGTAGCGATCATCCGGAGGCCTCGGTGGCCGCGGTGGGGCGCCTGGCGGTGGACCTCACCCGGGATCACCCCCACGATTACGCCTACGGCCCCGGGTCCCCCCTGGCGCGCCTCGTGGACGCCGGCGGGGCCTCCCTCGTCCTGGGCGCGCCCCTGTCCCGGATCACCGTCCTCCACCTCGCCGAGGCCACGGCCCGCCTGGAGGGGAAGCGGGTGGTCCGGTACCGCATGCCGGTGCTGAGGGCGGGCGTGCGGACCTGGGAGACGTTCGAGGACTACGACACCACCCAGCGGCTCGTGGCGGGGGCCCCGCCCGACTATTTCGGCCTCATCGCCCGGGCCTTCCTGGAGGCCGGGCAGGGCCGGGAGGGCCGGGCGGGCGCAGCGCCAGCCTGCCTGCTGGACGCGCGGGATCTGGTGGCCTTCGGGGCGGCCTGGATGGAGCGGCACCTGGCGGGGGACGGCCGTCCGAACCCGCAGGCGCCTTGA
- a CDS encoding ImmA/IrrE family metallo-endopeptidase: METEVIEAEQVNVQGFLGQGGNRLVLALPQALPAPARRFVTARAAYGLATQLPGGPPGLVTEAATWTQRAGRAFAAEFLAPAQALTERTRGLPVHETQVEALAGEFQVSPAVIRHQLQNFRIAPITL; this comes from the coding sequence TTGGAAACCGAGGTGATCGAGGCGGAGCAGGTGAACGTCCAGGGCTTCCTGGGGCAGGGCGGGAACCGCCTCGTGCTCGCATTGCCGCAAGCTTTGCCGGCGCCTGCCCGACGGTTTGTCACAGCCCGGGCCGCCTATGGCCTGGCGACCCAGCTACCTGGAGGACCGCCGGGCCTCGTGACGGAGGCGGCCACCTGGACCCAGCGGGCGGGGCGCGCGTTTGCGGCGGAATTCTTGGCGCCGGCGCAGGCGTTGACCGAGAGGACGCGTGGCCTTCCGGTGCATGAGACCCAGGTCGAGGCCCTGGCCGGAGAGTTCCAGGTCAGCCCCGCCGTCATCCGGCACCAGCTCCAGAATTTCAGGATCGCCCCCATCACGCTCTGA
- a CDS encoding single-stranded DNA-binding protein, translating into MSGSLNKVMLIGNLGRDPELKMTPSGQALARFSVATTETWKNPQGEKQTKTEWHNVVVWGKQAEIAEKYLRKGKQVLIEGRIQYREYTDQSGAKRTACDIRCDNFVMLGRMEDGGSRPSAADRGMDEEPYGAPSPVPASSGGYDEDIPF; encoded by the coding sequence ATGTCCGGATCGTTGAACAAAGTGATGCTGATCGGCAACCTCGGGCGCGACCCCGAACTGAAGATGACCCCCTCCGGCCAGGCCCTGGCCCGCTTTTCCGTGGCCACCACCGAAACCTGGAAGAACCCCCAGGGCGAGAAGCAGACCAAGACCGAGTGGCACAACGTGGTCGTCTGGGGCAAGCAGGCCGAGATCGCCGAGAAGTACCTCCGCAAGGGCAAGCAGGTCCTCATCGAGGGCCGCATCCAGTACCGCGAGTACACGGACCAGTCCGGCGCCAAGCGCACCGCCTGCGACATCCGCTGCGACAACTTCGTGATGCTGGGCCGCATGGAGGACGGCGGCAGCCGCCCCTCCGCCGCCGACCGCGGCATGGACGAGGAACCCTACGGCGCCCCCTCGCCGGTACCCGCCTCCTCGGGCGGCTACGACGAGGACATCCCCTTCTGA
- a CDS encoding gamma-glutamyl-gamma-aminobutyrate hydrolase family protein yields the protein MEAHYLPAIRLGGWQGPIELVAPGDPVDLAGAAGLLLTGGDDIHPCRWDPAEPLHPTAEPDAARDALELPLARAAWERRLPILGICRGEQLLNVALGGTLIQDIPSHYGCHPGLHRLGSSQEGPRLAHGVEVDPGSRLRALVGPGEVFVNSRHHQAAGRLAPVLRLSAWHAATERDGQPLVEGIEAPDPDRWVVGVQWHPENLVTLDHPAGVSALGLFRGFAQALGGR from the coding sequence GTGGAGGCCCATTACCTCCCGGCCATTCGACTGGGTGGCTGGCAGGGCCCCATCGAGCTGGTCGCTCCCGGGGACCCCGTGGACCTGGCCGGGGCCGCCGGCCTCCTCCTCACGGGGGGCGACGACATCCACCCCTGCCGCTGGGACCCCGCCGAGCCCCTCCACCCCACCGCCGAACCCGACGCGGCCCGGGACGCCCTGGAGCTCCCCCTGGCCCGGGCCGCCTGGGAGCGCCGCCTGCCCATCCTCGGCATCTGCCGGGGGGAGCAGCTCCTGAATGTGGCGCTGGGCGGCACCCTGATCCAGGACATCCCCTCCCACTACGGCTGCCATCCGGGCCTCCACCGCCTGGGCTCCTCCCAGGAGGGCCCCCGGCTGGCCCACGGCGTCGAGGTGGACCCCGGCTCCCGCCTCCGGGCCCTGGTCGGCCCCGGGGAGGTGTTCGTGAACAGCCGCCACCACCAGGCCGCCGGCCGCCTGGCTCCGGTCCTTCGTTTGTCTGCTTGGCATGCCGCCACCGAACGGGACGGCCAACCGCTGGTGGAGGGGATCGAGGCCCCGGACCCGGACCGATGGGTGGTGGGCGTCCAGTGGCACCCCGAGAACCTCGTCACCCTGGACCACCCGGCCGGCGTCTCCGCCCTGGGCCTCTTCCGGGGCTTCGCGCAGGCCCTGGGGGGCCGGTGA
- the hrpB gene encoding ATP-dependent helicase HrpB, which translates to MSLAPLPIDAHLPAILEALRTRGRLVLGAEPGAGKTTRVPRALLDAGLLDAGECWVLEPRRLAARLAAGRVADELGEPLGGTVGYAVRFEQKASRRTRIRFVTEGLLLRRLQDDPQLRGISAVLLDEFHERHLQTDLAIALLRRLQAGPRPDLRLAVMSATLDAEPVAAYLDAPILTCPGRPYPIEIRHAPRPTQAPLEDQVAAAVDRLHQEGLDGHILVFLPGAAEIRRALRACEPIAQRHGLRLLPLHGSLSPEAQQAAVAPSSQPKVILSTNVAESSVTLEGVAAVVDSGLGREAFHSPWSGLPGLRTVRISQARCVQRAGRAGRTGPGRCERLFTQPEFHARPAFDAPELQRTDLAEPLLALADLGLDGRALAWFEAPPPEALAGGETLLERLGALDAAGAITPLGRRMARLPLHPRLARLVIAGQDAGIPHLARLAAVLLETGDLGARQDLGPRPGSPGHALDSDLLARLDQFTDRHGADPAALRQARLAFQALGGGPLEADEDALLKALLAAYPDRVAKVGGQGTCSLAGGGGARLGPACRVRRAEWILALEAEGQGAQAVVQAASRIEPDWLLDAFPDAIRETEVLAFNASAGRVDLQSCLWFQDLPLLESRRPAPPGHPGASELLAQAAPVPDTLDPLLARIAFLRGVRPDLGIPEDDALRRALMVQACSGLASLRELGGTDWTQVARQALGGEAARLLETWAPETVQLGKRKVRVHYDGAQPWLESRLQDFAGLKAGPRVAGGAVPVVLHLLAPNHRAVQVTTDLAGFWQRAYKELRPALSRRYPKHAWPEVPDR; encoded by the coding sequence GTGAGCCTGGCCCCCCTCCCCATCGACGCCCACCTGCCGGCCATCCTGGAGGCCCTGCGCACCCGGGGGCGCCTCGTGCTGGGCGCCGAACCCGGCGCCGGAAAGACCACCCGCGTGCCCCGGGCCCTGCTGGACGCCGGCCTCCTGGACGCGGGGGAATGCTGGGTCCTGGAGCCTCGACGGCTGGCTGCGCGCCTTGCCGCGGGCCGGGTCGCCGACGAGCTGGGGGAGCCCCTGGGCGGGACCGTCGGGTACGCCGTGCGCTTCGAGCAGAAGGCCTCCCGGCGCACCCGCATCCGCTTCGTCACCGAGGGGCTCCTCCTGCGCCGCCTCCAGGACGACCCCCAGCTGCGGGGCATCTCCGCCGTCCTCCTGGACGAATTCCACGAGCGCCACCTCCAGACGGACCTGGCCATCGCCCTCCTGCGGCGGCTCCAGGCGGGCCCCAGGCCGGACCTGCGGCTGGCCGTCATGAGCGCCACCCTGGACGCGGAACCGGTGGCGGCCTATCTGGACGCGCCCATCCTCACCTGCCCCGGGCGCCCCTACCCCATCGAGATCCGCCACGCCCCCCGGCCCACCCAGGCCCCCCTGGAGGACCAGGTGGCCGCGGCCGTGGACCGCCTCCACCAGGAGGGGCTGGACGGGCACATCCTCGTCTTCCTGCCGGGCGCCGCGGAAATCCGGCGGGCCCTCCGGGCCTGCGAGCCCATCGCCCAGCGGCACGGCCTGCGCCTCCTGCCCCTGCACGGCAGCCTCTCCCCGGAGGCCCAGCAGGCGGCCGTCGCGCCCTCCAGCCAGCCCAAGGTCATCCTCAGCACCAACGTGGCGGAGAGCTCCGTGACCCTGGAGGGGGTCGCCGCCGTCGTGGATTCGGGCCTGGGGCGGGAGGCCTTCCATTCCCCCTGGTCCGGCCTGCCGGGCTTGCGGACCGTGCGCATCAGCCAGGCGCGGTGCGTCCAGCGGGCGGGCCGAGCCGGCCGCACGGGCCCCGGCCGCTGCGAGCGCCTCTTCACCCAGCCGGAGTTCCATGCCCGGCCCGCCTTCGACGCCCCCGAACTCCAGCGCACCGACCTCGCCGAGCCCCTGCTGGCCCTGGCCGACCTGGGCCTCGACGGCCGCGCCCTGGCCTGGTTCGAGGCCCCGCCCCCGGAGGCCCTGGCGGGCGGCGAAACGCTCCTGGAACGCCTGGGCGCCCTGGACGCGGCCGGCGCCATCACCCCCCTGGGCCGCCGCATGGCCCGCCTACCCCTGCACCCCCGCCTGGCCCGGCTCGTCATCGCCGGCCAGGACGCCGGCATCCCCCACCTGGCCCGCCTCGCGGCGGTGCTCCTGGAGACGGGGGACCTGGGCGCCCGGCAGGACCTGGGCCCCCGCCCCGGGTCCCCGGGCCACGCCCTGGACTCGGACCTCCTCGCCCGCCTGGATCAGTTCACGGACCGGCACGGCGCCGATCCCGCGGCCCTGCGCCAGGCCCGCCTCGCCTTCCAGGCCCTGGGCGGCGGCCCCCTGGAAGCGGACGAGGACGCGCTCCTGAAGGCCCTGCTGGCGGCCTACCCCGATCGGGTGGCGAAGGTGGGCGGCCAGGGAACCTGCTCCCTGGCCGGAGGCGGGGGCGCCCGCCTGGGTCCGGCCTGCCGCGTCCGCCGGGCCGAATGGATCCTGGCCCTGGAGGCCGAGGGCCAGGGCGCCCAGGCCGTGGTCCAGGCCGCCAGCCGGATCGAGCCCGACTGGCTCCTGGACGCCTTCCCGGACGCCATCCGCGAGACGGAGGTCCTCGCCTTCAACGCCTCCGCCGGCCGGGTGGACCTCCAGAGCTGCCTCTGGTTCCAGGACCTGCCCCTCCTGGAGAGCCGCAGGCCGGCCCCGCCCGGCCACCCCGGCGCCTCCGAGTTGCTGGCCCAGGCCGCCCCGGTCCCGGATACCCTCGACCCCCTCCTGGCCCGCATCGCCTTCCTGCGGGGCGTCCGCCCCGACCTGGGGATCCCGGAGGATGACGCCCTGCGGCGCGCCCTCATGGTCCAGGCCTGCTCGGGCCTCGCCTCCCTCCGGGAGCTCGGCGGGACCGATTGGACCCAGGTCGCCCGGCAGGCCCTGGGCGGGGAGGCCGCCCGGCTCCTGGAGACCTGGGCCCCCGAGACCGTCCAACTGGGCAAACGCAAGGTCCGCGTCCACTACGACGGCGCCCAGCCCTGGCTCGAATCCCGCCTCCAGGACTTCGCGGGCCTGAAGGCCGGCCCCCGCGTCGCCGGCGGCGCCGTCCCCGTCGTCCTCCACCTCCTGGCCCCCAATCACCGGGCCGTCCAGGTCACCACGGACCTGGCGGGCTTCTGGCAGCGGGCCTACAAGGAGCTGAGACCGGCCCTCTCCCGCCGGTACCCGAAGCATGCCTGGCCGGAGGTCCCGGACCGGTGA
- a CDS encoding ABC transporter ATP-binding protein — MAAPSSVRAPWWWKLVAPHRRSLVLGFSATILCSLAAAWVPYWSGRAVHALETGAYPASRRALAWMLAFTIVAGVGRYLMRNILIGLSREVERLQRQELYDSLLARSFAFFEQSRIGDLMSRMGDDVNTVRMATGPGLMSLLQTASLLPMTFFLMLHASPRLAMAVIGPFSLLAGGFYVIGKWSHRLQQKIQLVNSQLNTFSHETISGEKVVQAFGLEDLRVSVFEGLSRKQARMGIAQTMLYGAYMPLSALTAAMAALVLVAYGGSLVLKGQLTLGDLTAFTGYLATLAWPIMSLGWSANLFQRGRAGQERIDQVLHDATPFLPAPGEVEVPAGPAALKLEGAVHRFESGRGVGPLDLDLAAGSRLAVVGGIGSGKTVLLQMLAGLRTLQGGSLLLDGAPLDEGRLRSHWAGIGWVPQEAFLFSLSLRENLALGRPGAPEEDLWEVARVVCLDDLIRRLPGGLDTVVGERGVILSGGERQRTALARALLRRPRLLILDDALSAVDAETESRILENLRGFLGDTTLVLATHRVFVAELCDQVLVLEDGAAAQRGTPQELAQEPGHFARIKRLQSLEREILGEAAS; from the coding sequence GTGGCAGCACCTTCATCCGTTCGCGCGCCCTGGTGGTGGAAGCTGGTGGCGCCCCACCGGCGGAGCCTCGTCCTGGGTTTCTCGGCCACGATCCTGTGCAGCCTGGCGGCCGCCTGGGTGCCCTACTGGAGCGGCCGGGCTGTGCACGCCCTGGAGACGGGGGCCTATCCGGCCAGCCGCCGGGCCCTGGCCTGGATGCTGGCCTTCACCATCGTGGCCGGGGTCGGCCGGTACCTGATGCGCAACATCCTCATCGGCCTCTCCCGGGAGGTGGAGCGCCTGCAGCGGCAGGAGCTGTACGATTCCCTCCTGGCGCGGTCCTTCGCGTTCTTCGAGCAGAGCCGGATCGGCGATCTCATGAGCCGGATGGGCGACGACGTCAACACCGTGCGCATGGCCACGGGGCCCGGGCTCATGAGCCTGCTCCAGACGGCGAGCCTGCTCCCCATGACCTTCTTCCTGATGCTCCACGCCAGCCCCCGCCTGGCCATGGCGGTCATCGGGCCCTTCTCCCTCCTGGCGGGGGGCTTCTACGTGATCGGGAAATGGAGCCACCGGCTCCAGCAGAAGATCCAGCTGGTCAACTCCCAGCTCAACACCTTCAGCCACGAGACCATCAGCGGCGAGAAGGTGGTCCAGGCCTTCGGCCTCGAGGACCTGCGGGTGTCGGTCTTCGAGGGGCTGAGCCGGAAGCAGGCCCGCATGGGCATCGCCCAGACCATGCTGTACGGGGCCTACATGCCCCTCTCCGCCCTCACCGCGGCCATGGCGGCCCTGGTGCTGGTGGCCTACGGCGGCTCCCTGGTGCTCAAGGGGCAGCTGACCCTCGGCGACCTCACGGCCTTCACGGGCTACCTGGCCACGCTGGCCTGGCCCATCATGAGCCTGGGCTGGAGCGCCAACCTCTTCCAGCGCGGCCGCGCCGGGCAGGAGCGCATCGACCAGGTCCTCCACGACGCGACCCCGTTCCTCCCCGCCCCCGGCGAGGTGGAGGTGCCCGCGGGTCCCGCGGCCCTGAAGCTGGAGGGGGCGGTCCACCGCTTCGAGTCGGGCCGGGGCGTCGGCCCCCTGGACCTGGACCTGGCCGCGGGCTCGCGGCTGGCGGTGGTGGGCGGCATCGGCTCGGGCAAGACGGTCCTGCTCCAGATGCTGGCCGGCCTCCGCACCCTCCAGGGGGGCAGCCTCCTCCTGGACGGGGCGCCCCTGGACGAGGGGCGGCTGCGGTCGCACTGGGCCGGCATCGGCTGGGTGCCGCAGGAGGCCTTCCTGTTCTCCCTCTCCCTGCGCGAGAACCTGGCCCTGGGCCGGCCCGGGGCCCCGGAGGAGGACCTGTGGGAGGTGGCGCGCGTCGTGTGCCTGGACGACCTGATCCGGCGGCTCCCCGGGGGGCTGGACACGGTGGTGGGCGAGCGCGGCGTCATCCTCTCCGGCGGCGAGCGCCAGCGCACGGCCCTGGCCCGCGCCCTGCTGCGCCGGCCCCGCCTCCTCATCCTGGACGACGCCCTCTCCGCCGTGGACGCGGAGACGGAGAGCCGCATCCTGGAGAACCTGCGCGGCTTCCTGGGGGACACCACCCTGGTGCTGGCCACGCACCGGGTCTTCGTGGCCGAGTTGTGCGACCAGGTGCTGGTGCTCGAGGACGGCGCCGCCGCCCAGCGGGGGACCCCCCAGGAGCTCGCCCAGGAGCCCGGGCACTTCGCGCGGATCAAGCGCCTCCAGAGCCTGGAGCGGGAGATCCTGGGCGAAGCGGCTTCCTGA
- a CDS encoding peroxiredoxin, protein MIQTGTPLPAFALQDDQGTTVTPHTLQGAWTVLYVYPKDATPGCTTEACDFRDAWSRVQAAGARVYGLSRDSVASHVKFIEKQGLPFRLLSDPDKTLLAPLGAWGRKVMYGKEVEGIIRSTFLVDPAGVVRHVWPKVSVKGHVEAVLAKLAELSRP, encoded by the coding sequence ATGATCCAGACCGGCACCCCCCTTCCTGCGTTCGCCCTCCAGGACGACCAGGGGACCACCGTCACCCCCCACACCCTCCAGGGTGCCTGGACCGTCCTGTACGTCTACCCCAAGGACGCCACCCCCGGCTGCACCACGGAGGCCTGCGACTTCCGGGACGCCTGGTCCCGGGTCCAGGCGGCGGGCGCCCGGGTCTACGGCCTGTCCCGGGACTCGGTGGCCTCTCATGTCAAATTCATCGAAAAGCAGGGCCTTCCCTTCCGGCTCCTCTCCGACCCCGACAAGACCCTCCTGGCCCCCCTGGGGGCCTGGGGCCGGAAGGTCATGTACGGCAAGGAGGTGGAGGGCATCATCCGCTCCACCTTCCTCGTCGATCCCGCGGGCGTCGTCCGCCACGTGTGGCCCAAGGTGAGCGTGAAGGGCCACGTGGAGGCGGTGCTGGCCAAGCTGGCCGAACTCAGTCGCCCATGA
- a CDS encoding enoyl-ACP reductase FabI, translating into MLMKGKRGLVVGVANKWSIAWGISQRLMEEGAELAFTYQNERLGKNVRELTEGLENPILIPMDVTSDKQILMTFELLKRVWGHLDFLVHAVAYAPRAALEGSFVATTREDFRIAHDISAYSLAALCQSAQGLMGEGGSVVALSYLGSTRVVPNYNVMGVAKASLEASVRYLASDLGPQGIRVNAVSAGPIKTLASSGISGFGGMQRHHRNRAPLRRDTETAEVADATLFMLSPLSRGVTGQVLYVDGGFSIMGD; encoded by the coding sequence ATGCTCATGAAAGGCAAGCGCGGTTTGGTGGTGGGGGTCGCCAACAAGTGGTCCATCGCCTGGGGGATCTCCCAGCGGCTGATGGAGGAGGGGGCCGAACTGGCCTTCACCTACCAGAACGAGCGCCTCGGCAAGAACGTGCGCGAACTGACGGAGGGTCTTGAGAATCCCATCCTCATTCCCATGGACGTGACGTCCGACAAGCAGATCCTCATGACCTTCGAACTCCTGAAGCGGGTCTGGGGGCATCTGGACTTCCTGGTCCACGCCGTGGCCTACGCGCCCCGCGCGGCCCTGGAGGGGAGCTTCGTCGCCACCACGCGCGAGGACTTCCGCATCGCCCACGACATCAGCGCCTACTCCCTCGCGGCCCTCTGCCAGAGCGCCCAGGGCCTCATGGGCGAGGGGGGCTCCGTCGTGGCCCTCTCGTACCTGGGCAGCACCCGGGTGGTGCCCAACTACAACGTGATGGGCGTGGCCAAGGCCTCCCTGGAGGCCAGCGTACGCTACCTGGCCAGCGACCTCGGCCCCCAGGGCATCCGGGTCAACGCCGTCTCGGCGGGCCCCATCAAGACCCTGGCCTCCTCGGGCATCTCGGGCTTCGGCGGCATGCAGCGCCACCACCGCAACCGCGCCCCGCTGCGGCGGGACACGGAGACGGCGGAGGTGGCCGACGCCACCCTCTTCATGCTGAGCCCCCTGTCCCGGGGCGTCACCGGCCAGGTGCTCTACGTGGACGGCGGCTTCAGCATCATGGGCGACTGA
- a CDS encoding tetratricopeptide repeat protein — protein sequence MAYTPCMIRRTAFLLLAGALGAQAAYSPRVDLDAGRYLKAQAEADAVLARDPNNALALAARSQALTALVRLPEALADANRALALQPGLADGFLARALARAGLALQQKNLGTLRGVSAAMDDLRAAVKADPTLAAAWMALGVAYQQLPGILGGSTRRAHACAEALDHLNPVKGATLRGTVLAMDGDWSGAERAFGTAFAIAPRDPDLIYAYLDALGSRETRKALGEEAQKTRLSQEATRLLPAARSNARALSGVCDALLDAGRGQEAWAAASAAIPHADAPSVLRLELGKIAARSGVNREAGLASLDQVLREPLEGGTGGYGTAHWRKGQILKDLGRKAEARAAAQAALALDPKDSRAQKLLKEIS from the coding sequence TTGGCCTATACTCCCTGCATGATCCGCCGGACCGCATTCCTCCTCCTGGCCGGCGCCCTCGGGGCGCAGGCGGCCTACTCCCCCCGCGTCGACCTGGACGCCGGACGCTACCTGAAGGCCCAGGCCGAGGCCGACGCCGTCCTGGCCCGCGATCCCAACAACGCCCTGGCCCTCGCCGCCCGGAGCCAGGCGCTCACGGCCCTGGTGCGCCTCCCCGAGGCCCTGGCCGACGCCAACCGGGCCCTGGCCCTCCAGCCCGGCCTCGCCGACGGCTTCCTGGCGAGGGCCCTGGCCCGGGCCGGCCTCGCCCTCCAGCAGAAGAACCTCGGCACCCTCCGGGGCGTCTCCGCGGCCATGGACGACCTCCGCGCCGCCGTGAAGGCCGACCCCACCCTCGCCGCCGCCTGGATGGCCCTGGGCGTGGCCTACCAGCAGCTCCCGGGCATCCTCGGCGGTTCCACCCGCCGGGCCCATGCCTGCGCCGAGGCCCTGGACCACCTCAACCCCGTCAAGGGCGCCACCCTCCGGGGCACCGTCCTGGCCATGGACGGCGACTGGTCCGGCGCCGAGCGCGCCTTCGGGACCGCCTTCGCCATCGCCCCCCGCGATCCCGACCTCATCTACGCCTACCTGGACGCCCTCGGGAGCCGGGAGACCCGGAAGGCCCTGGGGGAGGAGGCCCAGAAGACCCGGCTCTCCCAGGAGGCCACCCGGCTCCTCCCCGCCGCGCGAAGCAACGCCCGGGCCCTCTCGGGCGTGTGCGACGCCCTGCTGGACGCGGGCCGGGGCCAGGAGGCCTGGGCCGCGGCCTCGGCGGCGATCCCCCACGCCGACGCCCCCAGCGTCCTGCGCCTGGAGCTCGGCAAGATCGCCGCCCGCAGCGGCGTCAACCGCGAGGCGGGCCTGGCCTCCCTCGACCAGGTGCTCCGGGAGCCCCTGGAAGGCGGCACCGGCGGCTACGGCACCGCCCACTGGCGGAAGGGGCAGATCCTGAAGGACCTGGGCCGGAAGGCCGAGGCCCGGGCCGCGGCCCAGGCCGCCCTGGCCCTGGACCCGAAGGATTCCAGGGCCCAGAAGCTGCTCAAAGAAATTTCCTGA
- the rffA gene encoding dTDP-4-amino-4,6-dideoxygalactose transaminase, whose translation MSASPIPFNRPVPAGREAEHLQACLASGRWCGDGPWTRKAQTMLEASQGFRKALLTPSCTAALEMAALLSGVGPGDEVILPSYTFVSTANAFALRGARLVFADSLATHPNLDAAAVEALVTPRTRVIVAMHYGGTACDMDALERLAERHGLLLVEDAAQCIGARHQGRPLGSIGAFGTFSFHETKNVACGEGGALVVNDPRFDLKAEIVREKGTNRAAFFRGEVDKYGWVDLGSSYLPSEFAAAVLVAQLEELDRINTRRIALWERYREALAPLARAGRIALPELPEGHGHNGHVFYVVTPDLATRTRLMAHLKADGISAVFHYQSLHKSPYFQDHHDGRPLPNSDRFSDCLLRLPLFASLTDEEVDRVVASVTAHLS comes from the coding sequence ATGAGCGCTTCCCCCATTCCCTTCAACCGTCCCGTCCCCGCCGGCCGGGAGGCGGAGCACCTCCAGGCCTGCCTGGCCTCCGGACGCTGGTGCGGCGACGGCCCCTGGACCCGCAAGGCCCAGACGATGCTGGAGGCCTCCCAGGGCTTCCGCAAGGCCCTCCTCACCCCCTCGTGCACCGCCGCCCTGGAGATGGCCGCCCTCCTCTCCGGGGTCGGTCCCGGCGACGAGGTCATCCTCCCTTCCTACACCTTCGTCTCCACGGCCAACGCCTTCGCCCTGCGCGGGGCCAGGCTGGTGTTCGCCGACAGCCTCGCCACCCACCCCAACCTCGACGCCGCGGCCGTGGAAGCCCTGGTCACCCCCAGGACCCGGGTGATCGTGGCCATGCACTACGGCGGCACCGCCTGTGACATGGACGCCCTGGAGCGGCTCGCGGAGCGCCATGGGCTCCTTCTCGTCGAGGACGCGGCCCAGTGCATCGGCGCGCGCCACCAGGGCCGACCCCTGGGGAGCATCGGCGCCTTCGGGACCTTCTCCTTCCACGAGACCAAGAACGTGGCCTGCGGAGAAGGCGGGGCGCTGGTCGTCAACGACCCCCGCTTCGACCTGAAGGCCGAGATCGTCCGGGAGAAGGGCACGAACCGCGCCGCCTTCTTCCGGGGGGAAGTCGACAAGTACGGCTGGGTGGACCTCGGATCCAGCTACCTGCCCTCCGAATTCGCCGCCGCCGTCCTGGTGGCCCAGCTCGAGGAGCTGGACCGGATCAACACCCGGCGCATCGCCCTCTGGGAGCGCTACCGCGAAGCCCTCGCCCCCCTGGCCCGGGCCGGCCGCATCGCCCTGCCCGAGCTGCCCGAAGGCCACGGCCACAACGGCCACGTCTTCTACGTCGTCACCCCCGACCTCGCAACCCGGACCCGCCTGATGGCCCACCTCAAGGCCGACGGCATCAGCGCCGTGTTCCACTACCAGAGCCTCCACAAGAGCCCTTACTTCCAGGACCACCACGACGGCCGCCCCCTGCCCAACTCGGACCGGTTCTCCGATTGTCTGCTCAGGCTGCCTTTGTTCGCATCCCTGACCGACGAGGAGGTGGACCGGGTGGTGGCGTCGGTCACGGCGCACCTCTCCTGA